From one Actinomyces sp. Marseille-P3109 genomic stretch:
- the dnaG gene encoding DNA primase, which produces MAGLIRREDIEAVRERARIEDVVGEHVTLKSAGVGSLKGLCPFHDERTPSFHVRPQLGYWHCFGCGEGGDVITFIEKINHLGFAEAVEYLADRTGVQLRYEEGGAVRRGVEPGTRQRLMDANRLAEAWFREQLATPEAQAGRDFLTSRGFDRHAAAHFGVGYAPTGWDNLARHLRSAGYTEAELVDSGLCSRGGQDGRRVYDRFRGRLIWPIRDVTGATVGFGARKLSEDDQGPKYLNTPETPVFHKSQVLYGLDLAKREVARSHRIVVVEGYTDVMAAHLSGVTTAVATCGTAFGADHVRVVRRLLGDVDDPAAGVVTGQGREARGGEVIFTFDGDAAGQKAALRAYAEDQRFATQTFVAVDPGGLDPCDLRMKEGDQGIPRLLSRRVPLFEFVIRTSLSHLDLDTSEGRVRGLRSAAPVVAGIRDRALKREYTRRLAGWLGLPDAEVHSAVQAAQRRGAQPSAGRGGQWPADETAGPDAAAPVRGLPPVTDPVEQLEREALAVIIQFPVAAHRAGADDLGADSFGQLTHRAVYEAVAAAGGAGEVPGLVQQAVRAGMGEQEAQRRATQRWLQQVRDGAIGLVEAAITELAVAPLPLPTIRGRGTEVDALGLDRYAKGVLSSLAVMGINRQLVEMRSRHRRMSPQDEGYRELFSQIAALEQRRMRVRQGT; this is translated from the coding sequence GTGGCGGGACTGATCAGGCGCGAGGACATCGAGGCAGTGCGCGAGCGTGCCCGGATTGAGGACGTCGTCGGCGAGCACGTCACCCTCAAGAGCGCCGGGGTCGGTTCCCTCAAGGGGCTGTGCCCCTTCCACGACGAGCGCACCCCCTCCTTCCACGTCCGCCCCCAGCTGGGCTACTGGCACTGCTTCGGTTGCGGTGAGGGCGGGGACGTCATCACCTTCATCGAGAAGATCAACCACCTCGGTTTCGCTGAGGCCGTCGAGTATCTGGCGGACCGCACCGGGGTGCAGCTGCGCTACGAGGAGGGCGGCGCGGTCCGGCGAGGAGTGGAACCGGGGACCCGCCAGCGACTCATGGACGCCAACCGGCTGGCCGAGGCCTGGTTCCGCGAGCAGCTCGCCACCCCGGAGGCCCAGGCGGGCCGCGACTTCCTGACCTCCCGGGGCTTCGACCGCCATGCCGCCGCGCACTTCGGCGTCGGCTACGCCCCCACCGGTTGGGACAACCTCGCCCGCCACCTTCGCAGTGCCGGCTACACCGAGGCCGAGCTGGTCGACTCCGGGCTGTGCAGCCGGGGCGGACAGGACGGGCGCCGTGTCTACGACCGCTTCCGGGGCCGCCTCATCTGGCCCATCCGCGACGTGACCGGAGCGACCGTCGGCTTCGGGGCCCGCAAACTCTCGGAGGATGACCAGGGCCCCAAGTACCTCAACACCCCTGAGACCCCCGTCTTCCACAAGAGCCAGGTCCTCTACGGGCTGGACCTGGCCAAGCGGGAGGTCGCCCGCTCCCACCGCATCGTCGTTGTCGAGGGCTACACCGACGTCATGGCCGCCCACCTGTCCGGGGTGACCACCGCCGTGGCCACGTGCGGCACCGCCTTCGGCGCCGACCACGTGCGAGTCGTGCGCCGCCTGCTGGGCGATGTCGACGACCCCGCGGCTGGCGTCGTCACCGGGCAGGGGCGCGAGGCCCGCGGAGGCGAGGTCATCTTCACCTTCGATGGCGACGCCGCCGGCCAGAAGGCCGCCCTGCGCGCCTACGCCGAGGACCAGCGCTTCGCCACCCAGACCTTCGTGGCCGTCGATCCGGGTGGTCTGGATCCCTGCGACCTGCGCATGAAGGAGGGGGACCAGGGCATCCCGCGCCTTCTCTCCAGACGGGTGCCGCTGTTCGAGTTCGTCATCCGCACCTCCCTGTCCCACCTGGACCTGGACACCTCCGAGGGAAGAGTGCGCGGGCTGCGCTCAGCGGCGCCGGTGGTCGCCGGTATCCGAGACCGGGCGCTCAAGCGCGAGTACACCCGCAGGCTCGCCGGGTGGCTGGGACTTCCCGACGCCGAGGTCCACAGCGCCGTCCAGGCTGCCCAACGGCGCGGAGCACAGCCCTCCGCGGGGCGCGGCGGCCAGTGGCCCGCCGACGAGACCGCCGGCCCCGACGCCGCAGCCCCGGTACGGGGCCTGCCGCCGGTCACCGACCCCGTGGAGCAGCTCGAACGCGAGGCCCTGGCGGTCATCATCCAGTTCCCGGTGGCGGCCCACCGAGCTGGTGCCGACGACCTGGGGGCCGACTCCTTCGGCCAGCTCACCCATCGAGCCGTCTACGAGGCCGTCGCCGCCGCCGGAGGCGCTGGGGAGGTGCCGGGGCTGGTGCAGCAGGCGGTGCGCGCAGGAATGGGGGAGCAGGAGGCGCAGCGCCGGGCCACGCAGCGCTGGCTCCAGCAGGTGCGCGACGGCGCCATCGGCCTGGTCGAGGCCGCCATCACCGAGCTCGCCGTGGCCCCCCTGCCATTGCCGACCATCCGGGGGCGCGGCACGGAGGTGGACGCATTGGGACTGGACCGCTACGCCAAGGGTGTGCTCAGCTCCCTGGCCGTCATGGGCATCAACCGCCAGCTCGTAGAGATGCGCTCGCGGCACCGGCGGATGTCCCCGCAGGATGAGGGCTACCGCGAGCTGTTCTCCCAGATCGCGGCCCTTGAGCAGCGCCGCATGCGCGTCCGGCAGGGAACCTGA
- a CDS encoding dipeptidase: MITVDAVRTAVHTSMPVIVSDLTDLVAIPSVSASSHDQSQVQRSAKAVAALLRDSGLDAEILSVPAPDGAPGRPAVLAHKKGPQGSPHVLLYSHHDVQPVGDPAGWDQADPFTAERRGERLYGRGTSDDKAGVITHAHALRTLASLADGELPCSVTVFIEGEEEVGSPSFESFLSTYRDRLASDVIVVADSSNWKVGTPALTTLLRGVVQVDVRLDMLDHALHSGQYGGPILDAATAMCRLIASCHDEAGDVAVAGLVSQSQAEADFPDYPEADFRADAGVLDGVELVGTGDLTARLWTKPSLTLIGMDVTPLDLAGNVLAPSCTARLSLRIAPGQDPAKAQDALVAHLEKHVPFGGRLTVIGREAGPAFDGSEATPASEAAHWALSTAWGTETVNIGQGGSIPFIATLKETFPEAQVLVTGIEDPDTRAHSENESMHLGELEHIVVAEVLLLARLGGAIAS, translated from the coding sequence ATGATCACTGTTGATGCCGTGCGCACCGCCGTGCACACCTCCATGCCCGTCATCGTCTCCGACCTGACCGACCTGGTCGCGATCCCCTCGGTCTCCGCCTCCAGCCACGACCAGTCCCAGGTCCAGCGTTCCGCCAAGGCCGTGGCCGCGCTCCTGCGCGACAGCGGTCTGGACGCCGAGATCCTCTCCGTACCCGCCCCCGACGGCGCCCCCGGCCGGCCGGCCGTTCTGGCCCACAAGAAGGGACCCCAGGGCAGCCCGCACGTCCTGCTCTACTCCCACCACGACGTCCAGCCCGTCGGCGACCCGGCCGGTTGGGACCAGGCCGATCCCTTCACCGCCGAGCGCCGCGGTGAGCGGCTCTACGGGCGCGGTACCTCCGACGACAAGGCCGGCGTCATCACCCACGCCCACGCCCTGCGCACCCTGGCGTCCCTGGCCGACGGCGAGTTGCCCTGCTCGGTGACGGTCTTCATCGAGGGCGAGGAGGAGGTCGGCAGCCCCTCCTTCGAGAGCTTCCTGAGCACCTACCGGGACCGGCTCGCCTCCGATGTCATCGTCGTGGCCGACTCCTCCAACTGGAAGGTCGGCACCCCCGCCCTGACCACCCTGCTGCGCGGCGTCGTCCAGGTCGATGTTCGTCTCGACATGCTCGACCACGCGCTTCACTCCGGCCAGTACGGCGGTCCCATCCTGGACGCCGCCACGGCCATGTGCCGCCTCATCGCCTCCTGCCACGATGAGGCCGGTGACGTCGCCGTTGCCGGACTGGTCAGCCAGTCCCAGGCCGAGGCCGACTTCCCGGACTATCCGGAGGCCGACTTCCGCGCTGACGCCGGGGTCCTCGACGGCGTCGAGCTCGTCGGCACCGGCGACCTCACCGCCCGGTTGTGGACCAAGCCCTCGCTGACCCTCATCGGCATGGATGTCACTCCCCTGGACCTGGCCGGTAACGTCCTGGCCCCCTCGTGCACGGCCCGGCTCTCGCTGCGCATCGCTCCCGGGCAGGACCCCGCCAAGGCCCAGGATGCGCTGGTCGCCCACCTGGAGAAGCACGTGCCCTTCGGGGGGCGGCTGACCGTCATCGGCCGCGAGGCGGGGCCGGCCTTCGACGGATCCGAGGCCACCCCCGCGTCCGAGGCCGCCCACTGGGCGCTGTCCACCGCCTGGGGCACCGAGACCGTCAACATCGGCCAGGGCGGTTCCATCCCCTTCATCGCCACCCTCAAGGAGACCTTCCCCGAGGCCCAGGTGCTCGTCACCGGGATCGAGGACCCCGACACCCGCGCCCACAGTGAGAACGAGTCCATGCACCTGGGCGAGCTCGAGCACATCGTGGTCGCCGAGGTCCTCCTCCTGGCCCGTCTCGGCGGCGCCATCGCCTCGTGA
- a CDS encoding DUF3043 domain-containing protein translates to MSLFKKRSQTPEPEPVAEPASKPVGKGRPTPRRKDQQAKNLHPVVPKDRQAAKREARAARDAAWKRQSEAMVTGEEKYLPAREKGPVKRYIRDYVDARFNLGEFFMPLIFVLLIASFGFGRILPQYPLVSFYTVLAMNGYLLLAIADSVWCWTRLRRRLNEKFGADRVKDEGTIFFYIMSRCFMLRRWRRPATLVKRGQYPS, encoded by the coding sequence GTGAGCCTGTTCAAGAAGCGCAGCCAGACCCCTGAGCCGGAGCCCGTGGCCGAGCCGGCCTCCAAGCCCGTCGGCAAGGGGCGCCCCACCCCCAGGCGCAAGGACCAGCAGGCCAAGAACCTGCACCCCGTCGTTCCCAAGGATCGTCAGGCCGCCAAGCGGGAGGCGCGCGCGGCCCGGGACGCCGCCTGGAAGCGGCAGAGCGAGGCCATGGTCACCGGTGAGGAGAAGTACCTTCCGGCTCGGGAGAAGGGGCCGGTCAAGCGCTACATCCGCGACTACGTTGACGCGCGCTTCAACCTGGGTGAGTTCTTCATGCCCCTCATCTTCGTTCTGCTCATCGCCTCCTTCGGCTTCGGCCGCATTCTGCCGCAGTACCCGCTGGTGAGCTTCTACACCGTGCTGGCGATGAACGGCTACCTGCTGCTGGCGATCGCCGACTCGGTCTGGTGCTGGACCCGGCTGCGCCGCCGGCTCAATGAGAAGTTCGGGGCCGACCGGGTCAAGGACGAGGGAACGATCTTCTTCTACATCATGTCGCGCTGCTTCATGCTGCGGCGCTGGCGTCGTCCCGCCACTCTGGTGAAGCGGGGCCAGTACCCCTCCTGA
- a CDS encoding deoxyguanosinetriphosphate triphosphohydrolase: MSVQHSGSEPVRLDGNGGLGPAGYRSEDAERFVHEQAKNPQRTPFERDRARVLHSSALRRLGAKTQVLGPSADDFVRTRLTHSLEVAQVGRALGQALGCDPDVVDAACLSHDLGHPPYGHNGEKALDVVARQIGGFEGNAQTFRILTRLEPKTLAESGRAVGVNLTRASLDAVAKYPWLKGRGPGGPGGRSARKYSAYEDDAEIFTWMRQGAPEGRRCIEAQIMDLSDDVGYSVHDVEDAIALGRLDPACLTEPREVDELLEATRAWYGNDLSADALGAAFDRLSAQPYWIRSYHGTVADAAHLKNLTSEIIGRFVSAVATSTRQTYGSGPLTRYEAELVIPEETAAEILLLKGIAVRYVMEPREHEPVYMRQRTLIFDLADALMTGNGKAIDSVLTDAWHQAEDDDARLRVVVDQIAALTDTSARAWHARLCGMFSAV, translated from the coding sequence ATGTCAGTGCAGCATTCTGGATCCGAGCCTGTGCGTCTCGATGGAAACGGAGGACTTGGGCCGGCCGGGTACCGATCTGAGGACGCCGAGCGCTTTGTTCACGAGCAGGCGAAGAATCCCCAGCGCACTCCTTTTGAACGTGACCGGGCCCGGGTCCTGCACTCCTCGGCGCTGCGTCGCCTGGGCGCCAAGACCCAGGTCCTAGGGCCGTCGGCCGACGACTTCGTGCGCACCAGGCTCACCCACTCCCTTGAGGTGGCGCAGGTGGGGCGTGCGCTCGGCCAGGCGCTGGGATGCGATCCCGACGTCGTGGACGCAGCCTGTCTGTCCCACGACCTGGGCCATCCGCCATACGGGCACAACGGGGAGAAGGCGCTCGACGTCGTCGCTCGCCAGATCGGGGGCTTCGAGGGCAATGCCCAGACCTTCCGGATTCTCACCAGACTGGAGCCCAAGACCCTTGCCGAGTCCGGACGAGCGGTCGGCGTCAACCTCACCCGGGCCAGCCTCGACGCCGTCGCCAAGTACCCCTGGCTCAAGGGGCGGGGACCGGGTGGGCCGGGCGGGCGCAGCGCGCGCAAGTACTCCGCCTACGAGGACGACGCAGAGATCTTCACCTGGATGCGTCAGGGGGCGCCGGAGGGCAGACGCTGCATCGAGGCCCAGATCATGGACCTGTCCGACGACGTCGGCTACTCCGTCCACGACGTCGAGGACGCCATCGCCCTGGGGCGCTTGGACCCGGCCTGCCTGACCGAGCCGCGCGAGGTCGATGAGCTGCTCGAGGCCACCCGGGCTTGGTACGGCAACGACCTCAGCGCCGATGCCCTGGGGGCGGCCTTCGACAGGCTGTCCGCTCAGCCCTACTGGATCCGCTCCTACCACGGCACGGTGGCCGACGCCGCACACTTGAAGAACCTCACCAGCGAGATCATCGGCCGCTTCGTCTCAGCGGTCGCCACCTCGACCCGTCAGACCTACGGCAGCGGACCCCTGACCCGGTACGAGGCCGAGCTCGTCATCCCCGAGGAGACCGCAGCGGAGATCCTCCTGCTCAAAGGAATCGCCGTGCGCTACGTCATGGAGCCGCGTGAGCACGAACCGGTCTACATGCGCCAGCGCACCCTCATCTTCGACCTGGCCGACGCCCTCATGACGGGTAACGGGAAGGCCATCGACTCCGTCCTGACCGATGCCTGGCACCAGGCTGAGGACGATGACGCGCGTCTGCGAGTGGTCGTCGATCAGATCGCCGCGCTGACGGACACCTCCGCGCGCGCTTGGCACGCCCGGCTGTGCGGCATGTTCTCTGCGGTGTAG
- a CDS encoding glycerate kinase, protein MRALLAPGGLWPEPAGVPLAGSGRGLPAGRVAACLARGWHTVRPDDSLTLTPMADGGPGSAQVIAPERIVSREVIQGQGPLGQVREVDLVRLARGPRRAASRRPGEGRTWFLDAARLLALPTDSGEGAQEALQGSTYGLGQVIGTALRRTRPSDTLLVGLSRSAVHDGGAGALDALGDATAAMDLLAGRSLGLVLADDVALGGMNGAGASLAEVTSLSPEQAQELDRRACAVAMEAVNGADTIRRSSSGGQGMLPVVSALDDPRTSSVPGNLELEGAARMSASTWGTGAAGGSAMVLRSLGAWARPGARVMAEILDLSGSVRDQDLVVTASGELYDVLADSIVGVVGQHAASQALPCVLVCGRSATTRGELAGAGVTNAYSLQEPHAVEPWDCDGPDALETRLTDLGARLARTWSR, encoded by the coding sequence GTGAGGGCCCTCCTCGCCCCCGGCGGTCTGTGGCCCGAGCCGGCCGGAGTGCCTCTGGCCGGCTCGGGCCGCGGTCTTCCAGCTGGCCGCGTCGCCGCCTGCCTGGCGCGCGGCTGGCACACGGTGCGTCCCGACGATTCTCTGACGCTGACACCCATGGCCGATGGCGGTCCGGGCTCGGCTCAGGTGATTGCTCCGGAGCGCATCGTCTCCCGCGAGGTCATCCAGGGGCAGGGGCCGCTCGGACAGGTCCGGGAAGTCGACCTGGTACGACTGGCTCGCGGCCCGCGGCGGGCCGCAAGCCGGCGCCCCGGGGAGGGCAGAACCTGGTTCCTCGACGCCGCCCGCCTCCTGGCGCTTCCCACCGACTCCGGCGAGGGGGCCCAGGAGGCTCTTCAGGGCAGCACCTACGGTCTGGGACAGGTCATCGGCACCGCTCTGCGGCGCACCCGTCCCTCCGACACGCTTCTGGTCGGGCTGTCGCGATCGGCCGTCCACGACGGCGGGGCCGGAGCGCTCGACGCCCTCGGTGACGCCACTGCGGCCATGGACCTCCTGGCCGGTCGCAGCCTCGGGCTGGTCCTGGCCGACGACGTCGCACTGGGAGGCATGAACGGTGCCGGGGCGTCCCTGGCGGAGGTTACCTCCTTGAGTCCCGAGCAGGCCCAGGAGCTGGACCGCCGTGCCTGCGCCGTCGCCATGGAAGCCGTGAACGGGGCCGACACCATCCGTCGCAGCTCCTCCGGAGGGCAGGGGATGCTTCCGGTCGTCTCTGCACTCGACGACCCCCGGACGTCGTCGGTTCCTGGGAACCTGGAGCTCGAAGGGGCGGCCCGGATGAGCGCCTCAACCTGGGGGACCGGCGCGGCAGGGGGCAGCGCCATGGTGCTGCGGTCCCTAGGAGCGTGGGCTCGGCCCGGAGCCCGCGTCATGGCGGAGATCCTCGATCTGTCGGGGTCGGTGCGCGACCAGGACCTGGTGGTCACCGCCTCGGGCGAGCTCTACGACGTCCTGGCCGACAGCATCGTGGGAGTCGTCGGGCAGCACGCCGCCTCGCAGGCGCTGCCCTGCGTCCTCGTGTGCGGACGGAGCGCCACCACCCGCGGCGAGCTGGCCGGTGCCGGCGTCACCAACGCCTACAGCCTGCAGGAGCCCCACGCCGTCGAGCCCTGGGACTGCGATGGCCCGGATGCGCTGGAGACGAGGCTGACGGACTTGGGGGCGCGACTGGCTCGCACATGGTCGCGTTGA
- a CDS encoding LacI family DNA-binding transcriptional regulator yields MPQRLTLTDIADQAGVSTATVSRVLNGKSNVADSTRRQVLAALDILGYERPESVHQASRGLMGLIVPELSNPIFPLFAQQIEQLLAPSGHTPLLCTQTPGGISEDEYIEMLVDRGVAGIIFVSGRHADTTGDVTRYQRLRERGVPLVTVNGNAPTIKAPGFATDDRRATHIAVDHLIALGHRRIGLAMGPMRMVPAQRKRSGYEDAMSKALPDEPLRIVETLYTYEGGVSAALHLLEQGCTGIVCSSDVMALGAVEGVRQTGRSVPQDVSVIGYDDSPLIPMTDPPLTTVRQPVDAICRAAVSTLLTQLDGERPADTEMLFAPDLIMRDSTATAPTV; encoded by the coding sequence ATGCCACAGCGACTCACCCTCACCGACATCGCCGATCAGGCCGGTGTCTCCACCGCCACCGTCTCGCGTGTGCTCAACGGAAAGTCCAATGTGGCCGACTCGACTCGTCGGCAGGTGCTGGCAGCGCTCGACATCCTGGGCTATGAACGGCCCGAGTCCGTGCACCAGGCCTCCCGGGGACTCATGGGACTCATCGTGCCCGAGCTGAGCAACCCGATCTTTCCTTTGTTCGCCCAACAGATCGAGCAGCTCCTGGCCCCCTCCGGGCACACTCCCCTGCTGTGCACGCAGACGCCCGGTGGGATCAGCGAGGACGAGTACATCGAGATGCTGGTGGACCGCGGCGTCGCGGGAATCATCTTCGTCTCCGGGCGTCACGCGGACACCACCGGTGACGTCACCCGCTACCAGCGTCTGCGCGAGCGCGGCGTCCCCCTGGTGACGGTCAACGGCAACGCCCCGACCATCAAGGCCCCGGGCTTCGCCACCGACGACCGTCGAGCCACCCACATCGCGGTGGACCATCTCATCGCCCTAGGACATCGACGTATCGGACTGGCCATGGGGCCGATGCGCATGGTGCCGGCTCAGCGCAAGCGCTCCGGATACGAGGACGCCATGAGCAAGGCCCTGCCCGACGAGCCGCTGCGGATCGTGGAGACGCTCTATACCTACGAGGGAGGCGTCAGTGCGGCGCTGCACCTGCTCGAGCAGGGGTGCACCGGCATCGTGTGCTCCTCGGACGTCATGGCACTTGGCGCCGTTGAGGGCGTGCGCCAGACCGGCAGGTCCGTGCCGCAGGACGTCTCCGTCATCGGCTACGACGACTCGCCGCTCATCCCGATGACCGACCCACCGCTGACGACGGTGCGTCAGCCCGTGGACGCCATCTGCCGGGCCGCCGTGTCCACGCTGCTCACGCAGCTCGACGGTGAACGGCCGGCCGACACTGAGATGCTGTTCGCCCCCGACCTCATCATGCGCGACTCGACCGCCACGGCTCCGACCGTCTGA
- a CDS encoding aldo/keto reductase family protein, which produces MEHTVGYRRLGASGLKITEITYGNWLTHGSQVEADTAIECVHTALDLGITSFDTADVYANTAAEEVLGRALAGRRRESLEVFTKVYWPVGPKGPNDVGLSRKHIMEGINGSLTRLGMDYVDLYQAHRYDHETPLEETMQAFADVVRAGKALYIGVSEWTAEQIRAGQELAAQMGLRLVSNQPQYSALWRVIEGEVVPTSQELGLGQIVWSPMAQGVLSGKYLPGQEPPAGSRATDDKGGRQMISRWMRDDVLTAVQALRPIAQDLGLTMPQLAIAWVLRNPAVSSAIVGASRPEQLVDTVKASGVSLDDDVMAAVDAALGDVVERDPSLTSSPDKRPA; this is translated from the coding sequence ATGGAACATACGGTTGGATACAGGCGCTTGGGCGCTTCAGGACTGAAAATCACCGAGATCACCTACGGCAACTGGCTCACTCACGGCTCCCAGGTGGAGGCGGATACCGCCATCGAGTGCGTTCACACGGCCCTGGACCTGGGAATCACGAGCTTCGACACCGCGGACGTCTACGCCAACACGGCCGCCGAGGAGGTTCTGGGGCGGGCACTGGCCGGCCGGCGCCGCGAGTCCCTGGAGGTCTTCACCAAGGTCTACTGGCCCGTCGGCCCGAAGGGCCCCAACGACGTGGGCCTGTCGCGCAAGCACATCATGGAGGGCATCAACGGTTCCCTCACGCGCCTGGGCATGGACTACGTGGACCTCTACCAGGCCCACCGCTACGACCATGAGACCCCGCTGGAGGAGACCATGCAGGCCTTCGCCGACGTCGTGCGGGCCGGTAAGGCCCTCTACATCGGTGTCTCGGAGTGGACGGCCGAGCAGATCCGGGCCGGTCAGGAGCTGGCCGCGCAGATGGGGCTCCGACTGGTGTCCAACCAGCCCCAGTACTCGGCGCTGTGGCGGGTCATCGAGGGTGAGGTGGTCCCCACCAGCCAGGAGCTGGGGCTGGGACAGATCGTGTGGTCACCCATGGCCCAAGGGGTCCTGTCGGGCAAGTACCTGCCAGGGCAGGAGCCACCCGCCGGGTCACGCGCCACCGACGACAAGGGCGGTCGGCAGATGATCTCGCGGTGGATGCGCGACGATGTGCTCACCGCGGTCCAGGCCCTGCGTCCCATCGCCCAGGACCTCGGGCTGACGATGCCTCAGCTGGCGATCGCCTGGGTGCTGCGCAACCCGGCAGTCTCCTCGGCGATCGTGGGTGCCTCGCGCCCCGAGCAGCTGGTGGACACGGTCAAGGCGTCGGGCGTGAGCCTGGACGACGACGTCATGGCCGCAGTCGACGCCGCCCTGGGCGACGTCGTCGAGCGGGATCCGTCGTTGACCTCCTCCCCGGACAAGCGCCCCGCCTGA
- a CDS encoding glycosidase, giving the protein MTTTTTLVHRPYDGPEEWWRHALVYEVPSPALGAADLEHTDPIIEHALHLGMDAVLIRPSLLDVGSELDSIRRFIDNARALGLRTVVRVSGALGPITGPHARRTTGFITGLEGPGDDLLRRSEAYLQAGAAGIDLGTIVPPQVASETRLDRLSAHFAMLHGQLAEYVENGIVGADVTADYPDSLRHHLQDDWVHHLRDDCLTLTRWNAESLTAHLTRSLDEHDRFGAPPTWRFLPPHILSEQLDPGDGQRWYSVDHDERLLRGLALQAMMLALPGSLYLRQGDEIALSDADKPTTPLELASMVAEHAQAQSSQFGSPAATVRHAAHVRDEYNLACAPMAFVTGLEWCPPEALVFLVRGVLVVVNTSDSPIILSAEAKVLLSSQPLRQDQGRLLVPPTTTTWLEAVTVA; this is encoded by the coding sequence GTGACCACGACCACCACCCTCGTCCACCGGCCCTACGACGGTCCGGAGGAGTGGTGGCGCCACGCGCTGGTTTACGAGGTCCCGTCGCCGGCCCTGGGAGCCGCCGATCTAGAACACACGGATCCTATTATCGAGCACGCCCTGCACCTGGGAATGGACGCGGTTCTCATCCGTCCGAGCCTGCTTGACGTCGGCTCCGAGCTGGACTCGATCCGCCGGTTCATCGATAACGCGCGCGCCCTGGGGCTGCGCACCGTCGTGCGCGTCTCCGGCGCGCTCGGGCCGATCACGGGTCCCCATGCACGGCGGACCACCGGCTTCATCACGGGCCTGGAGGGCCCGGGCGATGACCTGCTGCGCCGCTCGGAGGCCTATCTGCAAGCCGGTGCGGCCGGCATCGACCTGGGCACGATCGTGCCTCCTCAGGTCGCCAGCGAGACCCGGCTGGACCGCCTGAGCGCCCACTTCGCCATGCTGCACGGCCAGCTGGCCGAGTACGTGGAGAACGGCATCGTCGGTGCCGACGTGACCGCCGACTACCCGGACTCGCTACGCCACCACCTCCAGGACGACTGGGTGCACCACCTGCGTGACGACTGCCTGACCCTGACGCGCTGGAACGCCGAGTCGCTCACCGCCCACCTGACACGGTCCTTGGACGAGCACGACCGCTTCGGGGCACCGCCCACCTGGCGTTTCCTGCCTCCCCACATCCTGTCCGAGCAGCTGGACCCGGGGGACGGACAGCGCTGGTACTCCGTCGACCACGACGAACGGCTGCTTCGGGGGTTGGCGCTGCAGGCCATGATGCTGGCGCTGCCCGGCTCGCTCTACCTGCGCCAGGGTGATGAGATCGCCCTGTCCGACGCCGACAAGCCGACCACTCCCCTGGAGCTGGCCAGCATGGTGGCCGAGCACGCTCAGGCACAGTCCTCGCAGTTCGGTTCTCCCGCCGCGACCGTGCGGCACGCGGCTCATGTGCGGGACGAGTACAACCTGGCGTGCGCCCCCATGGCCTTCGTCACCGGCCTGGAGTGGTGCCCGCCTGAGGCCCTGGTCTTCCTGGTGCGCGGCGTTCTGGTCGTCGTCAACACCTCCGACTCCCCAATCATCCTGTCAGCCGAGGCGAAGGTGCTGCTGTCGTCTCAGCCCCTGCGACAGGACCAGGGACGCCTACTCGTCCCTCCGACGACGACGACCTGGCTGGAAGCCGTCACTGTGGCGTAG